The Pseudonocardia broussonetiae DNA segment GGCGAGCCCGACCGGGTTGAAGACGTAGATCGGGCCTCGGGCCTGGCGCAGGGGCGCGGTGAGGTCGTAGAGGTCGGTGCGGGTCGACGTGACAAGCACGGCGCCGGGCGAGTCCAGGATGCGGCCGGCGAGCCACTGCGACTTGCCGGTGCGCGGGCCGCCGAAGATGCAGACGACGTCCTCGACCGACGCCCACACCCGCAGCAGGCCGGCCCGGCACAGCAGCACGGCGACGTCGACGGTGCGGACGGACCAGGACCGGACGATTCGGTCCCACCGGGTCACCGGGGCGAGGGACGGCCGAACGGTCCCGGCCCGGCGGCGCATCGCGCCCGACCCGGCCACCCGCACGATGTCGGACGTCGAGGCGACGCCGGCCTTGCGCCGGCTGCGGGCGCCCCAGCGGACGACGGTCGCGGACGTTCGGGCGTGCCGGTGCCAGACGAGCACGGCGACGGGCGCGACCAGGAGGGCGAGCACCCAGGTCGGGGTCTGTCGGTAGAGCGTGACGGCCGGGAGCAGGGCGAAGAGGCCGAAGGCCGCGCCGAGGAGGCGGGCGCCGCGGCGCCAGGCGATCCACGACGCGCCTGCGGAGAGGGCGAGCACGAGCAGGGCGGAGCCGTTCACGGCTGGCCCTCCGGTCGGAAGCGGGCGCCGTTGGTGGCGGCGTGGGCGGGTTCTGCGGTGGTGGGGCGTGCCCGGTCGATGAGCCGGCGGGCCTCGTACTCCGACACCCCCAGCTCGCGGGCGATCCGGCGACGGCCGGCTCCGGCGGCGATCAGCTCGGCGGCGCGGTCGTCGTCGATCTCGACCTCGGGTTCAGCCTCGCCGCCCTCGGGTGGGGCGGTCCGGCCGACGAGCACGGCCAGGTGGACGACGGCACCGAGCACGGCCGGCGCGACGGCGGAGACGACCACAACGACCCACCAGGCCGGCTCCTGCCGGTAGGCGGCGAGGCCGTGGCCGAGTGCGTTGGCCGCGACCGACAGCCCTAACAGGGTCAGGGCGAGCGAGCGGGCGAACCGGCGGGCCCCGGCTGTCACCGCCCCACCGAGCCAGACCAGCGACCCGGCCGCGGCGCCGGCATCGACGACGACCGGCAGCAGCCAGGCCAGCGACGGCGCGAACCCGCACAGCAGGGCGAGATCACGCAGCGCGGCGAAGGAGAGGACGGCGGCGGCCGTGGCGACGACCAGCAGCAGGCCGTAGAGCACGGCGCGGCCCCTCACGTCGGCATCTCGACACCGACATGGCCGATGCTCGACCAGAACTCGTTGAACCGGGCCGATGCGACCACGAGGCCAGCGCGGGCGGCGCGGAGCTGCTCGGTGGCGTCGGCGAGCCGCGCGACCGGGTCGACGGCGCGGGTGTCGTCGTAGAGGGCCCGGCCGCGGCCGTAGCCGCCCACCTGGGCGACGAGCACCTCGGCCAGGTCCTCGACGGCGTGCAGCGTGCTGACCAGCTCACCGGCCAGGGCGTAGAAGTCGGCGTGGTCCGGGGTGGCCCAGCGCTGGAGGCGGGCGACGTCGTCCCACCCGTCGGTCGCCTGCTCGGCGCGGGCGACGGCCGGCGCACGGTGGTCTTCGGTGGACGTCGTCTCGACGGTGCTCATCTACGATCGGGCCCTTCCTGCGTCTGTGTCCCTGCCTGGGTGCCGTGCGTGTGGGAGATCAGGAGGGGAGCCCGGTTGCCGCCGCGGCTCCCCTCCGCCTGGGTACGGGTGACCCAGTGGGCGACGGTGCGTGCGGTGACGCCGCACCGGTGGGCGATCTCGGCGAGCGGGCGTCCCGCCGTCAGCAGGACCCGTCCGGCCGCCTCGACCTGGACCCGCGTCGCGCCCGGCCGCAGCCCGGCGTCGAGCACGGCGGCCGGCTCGCGTCCGATGCCCACCGGCTGCCGACCCCGCCGCTCCTCCGGGGTAAGGCCACCGGCGATGCCGAGCGGGATGCGCACCAGTGCCTCGGCCAGGCACTCGGCCCGGACGGGACAGCGCGCGCACACCGCCTTGGCGACGGCGACCTGCGCCTCGTAGACCGGCCCGTCCTCGGCGGTGGGGAAGAACGTCTCGGGCTCGACGGAGCGGCACCGCGCCCGGTCCCTCCACTCGCCGTTCACCCGACCGCTCCGGATCCCGTGAGGGCCGGCGTGGCGGCGGTGTCGAGCGTCGAGAGGAACGTCGACAGCGCGCCCGGCAGCCCGGCGCCGACCGGAGTCGAGATGAACAGGACCAACGCGACGAGCGCGAAGACGACCGCCCCGCCGGGTACGCGGGACTTGGCGCAGATGAACGTGCCGACGATGGCGAAGAAGATCAGGACCCCGACGTTGGGCATCGCTCACACCCCCCGGCCGGGCTGGAACGGGACCCACTCAGCGGCGTCGACGGCGCTGCGGTCGGCCACCGCGGCGTCGACCATCTCCTCGAGCGCCCGAGCCGGGACGATCAACCGGCCGCGGACCTTCACCGCGGGGAACTCCCCCGCCGCGATGGCTCGGTAGACGGTCATCGCCGACATCCCGAGCATCCGCGCGACCTCCGGAACGCTGTAGAACCGCGGCGCTCCGACCGGCGGTTCCGTTCGCAACTGCACACCTCGCATGACTGCTCCCCTGTCCTATGTAGGTAGACCTCGTGGTCACGAGTTGTTCGATGTGGACGCTGTGACCTGGTGCGATGTCGAGAGTGCTGCCGGGGAGGGGTGTGGCGGCAGATGACGCGGGATGACGTGGGGTGACGCGAGTCCGGCGTCAGGGGTTGATCTGCGCTGATCACCGGCGCATCGTGGAGGCCGGGTCACCCGGGAGGATCGATGCCGAACCGGCTTGCTCGCGTTCGCCAAGAAGAGCAGTGGACGAAGGCACGCCTCGTCCACGAGCTGCGCCGTGCCGCCGGATCCATGGCGCTGCCAGGCGACGAGAGCATGAAGCGCCGAATCGCCGTCTGGGAGAACCAGGACGGGGCGGTCAGCGACTTCTATCGGGAGCTGCTCTGCGCGGCATACGGACGAAGCGCGCCCGAACTGGGCATCGCAGGCGAGCCGGAGATGCCGTCTGCCCCGGCCACAGTCGACGACGCGTTGCCCATCGCCTTCACTCGCCTCGACCTCGGGGTCGTCGCACTACTGCGTGACCACACCCAGAGCATCCGCATGCTCGACCGCCGACTCGGCGGCGCGCTGACCTTCAAGCAAGCCGTGGCGCACGTCGAGCAGATCGAGGGCCTGCTGCGGCACGCCCTTCCCGGCGCCCACCGGGAGGCGGCGGCCGACGAGCTCGGCCAGGCCGCCGCGCTCGCAGGCTGGCAGGCGCTCGACATGGGCGACGTGCGGGAGGCATGGCGGCTCCATGAGATCGCGACCGCTGCGGCGCGGGAGGGCGGTCAGATCGCCGGGCTCGCCTACGCCAGTGCGCAGCAGGGGTATGTCCTGCTCGACGCCGGTCACGCGGTCGACGCGCAGTCGGTGATGGAGTTCG contains these protein-coding regions:
- a CDS encoding DUF2637 domain-containing protein, which produces MRGRAVLYGLLLVVATAAAVLSFAALRDLALLCGFAPSLAWLLPVVVDAGAAAGSLVWLGGAVTAGARRFARSLALTLLGLSVAANALGHGLAAYRQEPAWWVVVVVSAVAPAVLGAVVHLAVLVGRTAPPEGGEAEPEVEIDDDRAAELIAAGAGRRRIARELGVSEYEARRLIDRARPTTAEPAHAATNGARFRPEGQP
- a CDS encoding WhiB family transcriptional regulator, with translation MNGEWRDRARCRSVEPETFFPTAEDGPVYEAQVAVAKAVCARCPVRAECLAEALVRIPLGIAGGLTPEERRGRQPVGIGREPAAVLDAGLRPGATRVQVEAAGRVLLTAGRPLAEIAHRCGVTARTVAHWVTRTQAEGSRGGNRAPLLISHTHGTQAGTQTQEGPDRR
- a CDS encoding helix-turn-helix domain-containing protein, yielding MRTEPPVGAPRFYSVPEVARMLGMSAMTVYRAIAAGEFPAVKVRGRLIVPARALEEMVDAAVADRSAVDAAEWVPFQPGRGV